The genomic DNA ACCGCGCGCGCGAGTGGAATCGATCCACTCGCAGAAGGCGCTTcgtcctccgcccccgccccgcgtcctccgcccccgccccttcgtcctccgccccggccggcggctctcgccgccgcgccgtccgcccacCAACCACCGCCGGCGCATCCCCGTCCTCCCCTAACCTCTCCGGCGCCACGCCCCCGCCCGGGACctggcccggccgccggcgcccaccaccccggccggcggcacggagcgccacctcgccgcccgcccacaCACCACCGCCTACCGCCGGTCGATTCCTCCCCCCACCACCTTCTCTTCTAGGTCCGGTGGCCATGGAGctcttcaccgccgccgccgccacccccagcaaccctagatcctaaggccgccgccgccgccctccaccaccccggccgccggcgacctcgccggcggccgctccccccaccAACCACCCCTCGGACCCCGGCCACCCCCCTCCCCTAACCCCGGCGCCAACCACCATCGCTGGCTCGAGATTGAAGAAGCACAGTCAGCTCGCCTCCCTTCTGCGACAGCTCGAGCTCCAGTAGCGCGCGCGAGGAATAGACTCCGCGGGTAAAACTCCCGCTACGTCTCCGCTTCCGGTAAATTGAGCGGGGTAGCGGGCGTCCGCTACGCCGGCTCCGGCCCCACCACCGCCTACTTCGCCTTCCTCCCGCGCGCCCTTGCTTGCTCGCTGTTGGCGCCGGCTGCCGGAGTGGCTGCGCCGACGGCGATCGGCACTTGCGCCGGCGAACTCGCTCTCGCTCACGTCGTCGCTCAGGAACGCGAAAGGGAACACGAGAGAGTTTGTTTTCCGCTGCACGAAAGTCACGGCCTTTTCTGTGGCGTTTTCCTCTCTTTATTCAACGACGGTTACAGAGTCGGAGACCCACGATCCCCCGCCATGCGCGCTCGCGCTGTGCCGTGCCCGCCTGGTGCGCGAGAACGTTTCCTGCGCTGCATGGCGGTGACTGATTCCTGGCCGCCCCGTGGACACAGCACGGGTCTGGCCTGATCCATCGTTACATGCATTCAGCAGCTAGCTAAATATATTGTAAAGTAAACATGCAACTAATATGCAACTTCCTATTTACATCATGAGATCAATGTGCACGGGATTAAGTATAACACTCGCCGGAGTCCTGCGCGCCACCGAGCAGCGCCTCGCCTCGTGCCGCCGCTGCTGTCGCTGCCCGGGGCGGATCTCCGGCCGGTTGccgacggaggaggaggagggcgaggacGCCATGGCGCGGTGGCGCCCCGCCGCTGGCCCGCGCATCCGGCCTCTCCCGACCAGCTCCTTCGCCGCGGTGGTGGCGCCCGCCATGCCCTTCCGTTCCGCCCCCTCCACGAAGGGGCccgccccaggccgccgccgatggCGGTCGCGAGGCCCGTCTACGACAGGCGAGGGCGCTACGGCCGGGCGAGGTCGCGTGGCGGCGCAGCCGCGCAGGGGACCGCGCTCAGCGGCCAGCGAACGCGCGTAGGCGAGCGCGCAGCGACCGGGCGAGGACTGCGCGGCGACGCGCACGTCGCGGCCGGCGAACGCGACCGCCGCGGCGGCAAGATTTGGCCTCGCGGAGGCGCGACCTTCGTGAACGGCAAGGACGAGCGGCTCGTCGGCGAGTTCAACCTGCGCGCGCGACGGACGCTGCTCGCGGCCAGCACCGAGGTCGCTGCTGCCGCCTCGTCGCTCCACGGCTCCACGGCCCTCGTCCCCCGCCCGCCTCGTCGCTCCACGGCCCCATTTCCATGGCCTCGTCGCCCCCGCCCGCCGGGGAGATGGATGGCCGCGCGACCACCCGCCGCCGCACTGCCTCGCCGAACTCCCGGGCCGCCGAGGTCGCCGCCCCTCGACGAGCTCGATAccgcggcggacggcggagcTCCTCGCCCCGGTCGTGGAGGCGGCTAGCGCGCCGATGCGCGCCACCGGCCGCGGGGCCCATgctccgccgcgacgccgcgaGCTCCagcagagggagggaggccgccggggagggaggctgccgcagagggagggagcagcggagggaggccgccggggggaggacctccgccgcgcgcaggggagagagcaggggagggggcgcgcgggtgggagatgggagagagagagaggagagagagggcgaGGAAGGGAAATAGAGTATGACGTGTGGACCCCACTTGTTGGTAGTTGATATAGAAGTTCAGATGTAGAGTATGATGGGTGTGGAAGAACTGGATATAAAGGAGTGACTAGACAGAAATATTTCttataggctgtgtttagatccgtcaaatagtggtaaaaagagTCACATAGGACATTGTGGCacattgtagcacttttcgtttatttgtggtaattgttgacctatcatgacctaactagcttcaaaagattcgtctcgtcgtgtacatcaaaactatacaattagtttttttatttatctatatttaatgctttgaggtaaaaaatttgatgtgaatagtaaaatttggagagagaaattttggaagtgAACATAGGCATATAGGATGGTTTTAGAATATCACGAGTGTAGACAGCCGTAGTAACCCCTCCTGACAAGCTTATACGCGACCCGTCTGCTGTTCAATTCGTCATGTGACGAGGGCGTGGCGTTACTGATGACCGTAGCAGAGTCATGGCCACTCGAGAGCGATGGGACACATTTTGCCTGCTTTCTGCTGACGATATGTTCTTAGATCGATCCCCCAAATTGATTCCGAGCACATGTATTTTACAGCAATCGAGTGACTCTTCATGTCATGCAgaacaaacaaattaaatttaaCGGCTACACATTTGACaaaaccttttttttaaaaaaaacatttgaCAAAACCTGCATATAGGGCAAAGGACAGTGATGCAATGCGATGTTAGTTTGAACAGGAAAACCGAATAAGGTTTCACATCAACAGCAACTCAGCAAGAGCTAGCCATAGCCCACAGTGAGGAatagaggtgtgtgtgtgtgtgcatgcACTAGTGAAACGTGACCATTGTCAGTCAGACACACTTGAAGCCGTCGGGCAGCTCCGTCTTGCAGGCGCTGGCCAGGGCCCCGACGCCGACGGTCCACTCCGTGGGGATGCCGAGCACGGTCTCCTTGATGGTGGTGCAGAAgcaggcggcggcctcggcggcggcgagcccttGCACGACGTCGCAGCACTTGGTCCCGAGCTGCGCGCCGGCCTGCAGGCCCgcggcgccgagcgcggcgaCGCAGGCCCCGAACTTGACGGCGTCCCGCGGGCAGCCCAGGTAGTCCTTCCAATGCAGCACCTTGcgtgacgccgccgcggcggagacggtggccgcggcgacgacgaggaacgcgagggtggcggccgcggtggcTTGGCGGGTGGCCATATTGTTTCTTTGCTCAGGCTTCAAACGTTATTACGTGGTATGCGCTAGGGTGACGGGCGACGCGCGTTTCGTCCTCTTTTATAGCATTCGTTCCCTTGGGGCCTTCGGCCTTGGCATGTATGGCACGGAGTACGTACGTAGGTACTGCAGGGGACGTGCCAATTCTGTTTCAATATAAGTTGTTAGGTTTATCTCTAGATCTTAAGTCAACACTATTTTTCAACTTCGAGAAAGTAGTTTCATattaacttgtttttgcagcaTGGTGTTGATGCAACTACATTCACCATAAAAGTAGTTTCATATTACCAGTTTCTTTATACTTCAAATGATGGATATCCTTTTTATAAAATTGATAGTCAAGGTGTCGCCTTGTAGCCTGTAGGCGTGTCGCTCGTAAAACGACGGGGCATGGACGGCGACCCGGCCGGAGCGAGCCGCTTGCCAATTTGCGATTCCGGTGGTCCACGGtcacgtcgccgccggccgcacacGCACCGGCCGCTGCTAGGGGAGCCAccatcaccagccgcagcagcagcgcgtGCGAGAGCTCATGTGAGGAGCCGGTGGCTCCATCGATGCAGCAAAGCGAGGACAGGGGTGACGATGGCGAGACGCATGCGCGAAAGGCCGGGCGGTTGAGATGGCTAGCCCGGCCCGGTAGCGTCGCGCTCTCGGCAGGTCCTGAGTTCGCTTCTCATCAGAAGCGAATTTCAGATTGCTGAGAGAAAAAATCTctctcgctgtgctcgccgtaaGGCTTGGCCTTCACGGGCATGGGTcagggttcggggggtttctctACCCGGGTAAGCCGGTgtggcttcctcttaatgaaaaaacggTGGGGCGTTTCTTCCCCCGggtagtgttttttttttatggCGAGACGCATGCTTGTGCCGCGAGTGGCGACACCGGTGCCAGCCTACCGCCGTCCGAGCTACACTTGAGTACGTCGCCCATCTCAGCCAGTCGCCGCCGCACATAAACTGACTCTCTGCAAGGATGTGGGTGATAAGAATCGATCGGTGTAGAGGAAGGACAGCTGCCAGCTAAGCCTCTACAAAACTGATGAACGCAAGTGACCTCGCACGACGGCAGCAGGCGAAAGCGAGCAGTGGAGCCGAGCTGGTTGGTGCCGGCCGAGCGCGGAAGCTGCAGGCATGGGCTTTTTAGTTTTTTAGGTGGCAGGCTTGGGCTTgaaaagttcccaaaaaatgcTCTGGTTAACAATAGCATGCGCGAAAAAAGTGTAGCTTTGCTCTTATACGCACGAGAAACACTGTATGATCACTTATATACCTTGCTGAATTTTAACTCTTATCATAATCTCCGCATGTTATGCTTTTGAAACATGCCTTAGTGGAGCTCTGCAACAATGTGTCACGCGCCACCATATCAAAGCAATCCACGGCACAATGAAATCAGACAGTTGGACGAAGCCAAGACATGGCAGCCAGCAAGCATATTCATCTGTTTCCGTACCCTTGCAGATGACCTTGTGATCTCTGTCCACGTTTACAGGAAGTATATCAGGGCCTTCACAACCTTCTCTGGCCTGCAGAACATGCCAGATACGTCATGGATCAGCATAATGGTCAACAAGGTCTAAAGATCAGGGCATGCACACATACTAAGAGTGACACATGTATCATTTATGATTCGTGCAGAAATGTATATAATATAAACTGTACGCAAGGATGCACACATACTAGAATGCGCGTTTATGATTTATAAACTGTATATAACAAGTACCAGTCCTCCTGCGGCATATGACCAGCTCCTTCTATCGCCTCCAGTTTTACAACATTGGGATTAGCTTTCTTGAATTCCTCAGCTATGGATAATGGTAAGTACTTGTCAGATATTCCCCACGCGAGCAGTATTGGTTTTTCCCAACTGCAACGAGATTTTTCTTGGTCAGAACAAAAAACACATTGTCGCAGGTCTACATGTCTATTATTGATTGCTTATATTCAGAATGAATTTTCTGATGCAGTAGAGGTGCTTCTACAAATTTTTATGACTAATGGTGCATCAGTAATGTTGTAATTTTAGCAGCTCACATCCGACGGTATAGTGAAATTCCAAGCTTGCATATAATAAACCATAGTCTGCCTGTTTTAATTAGACCAGAGGCTAGAGTGTGTAGTGCACATGGATGCTTGGCGCTTACCTGTTGGATGAAAATCCAGATGAAATTCTACGTAGCACATCTTGGAAGTTGACCTTCCTGGCAGCTTCAAGCAAAGCTAAAAAAAACGCATACAAGTGAGAAGTCAAAATTACCAGACAATTGTAGCAACTAGAAATTTATAGCCTCATGAAAACCTAGAAACTCTGCAATTAGATTACTATATTATTTATTAAGAAAAAGTATGCTCGTAGACAGTACAGCAAATGATTCTGGATATGCACAATGTCATTCATTTATGGAAATGCAGGGTGTCAACTATCAAGTGAAAATAATTCAAGCATTGTGAATTTTCTTCCGTGATTGGGAAAGTAAATCAAACTGAATGGCAAAGCAATACGTATAAAGTGGTGGAAAATAGATAGCTTAGGAGTACGAGCTCACCAAATCCAGGTGCACCACTGGATAGATATGGTAATCTGTATACATCAGCCTTTTCCAATTTCAGCACATAGCTGCCAAATAAATGGAGGACAAAATGAAGCATCTTAAGCCACTGTGCAAAATGAATAGtgtaaaaatataaaatgcaTATAGCTGACAAGATCACAAGGCTAATACAAAAACACATGATATGGACAATAAACCAAACTTTATTCTTCTTTCAAGAAACCCACACTACAGTACGAAGGAAAGAGGCACGATGAACAGTTTTTGAGCGATAAGGATACATACGCGCTACCTGCTTCAATGAAACGCTCGGCCAAAACAGCATTTTGACAAGTAAATTCACCGACGAGTGGCCATCTGCATTGCAAGGTTTCCTCTGTTTAGTTATATAACTAGAATATTGACTGAAAATGACCGCAACATAAGTGAAAAATCATGAATAGAAGCAGGGTATACTCAAGTCAATATTATACAGGGAAAGATGACCGCCCTACACCAGTGAATTAAACAAAATAGATAACTTAATCAACCTCGACCGCAAGAATTTTTACATAGAGTAGTATACTGCAACCATAAACATTCAAAAACGACAACTAAAAGAGTGCAAATGCATATTTTAGTCAACTTACATGCAAAGTTCATATGATTATATACCTATTCATATTTCAAATCCACAAGTTTTGAACTCATGTGTTTGAAATCTACCAAAGCATGCATATAGGTTGAATCTATACAGGAGAAGAACAGGAGAACTACTAAGAGAGAGAAACCAAGTTGGATAGAAATAACTTACTTTAGCTGTTGAAACAATCCAGGGACTGGAGAAGAAACAGTAAGTGGACTGTTAAGGATTGCTAACTTGAGGACTTTGCTTGAGTTGTTCAGTGCCCATGTCAGCCCATAAGAACCTACAAGAAATCCCTGCAATGAAATGAAAGGAAAAATTGCTACATTAGAAACAAGGATTTCCCTAGTCCATGATTTTCCTGGAAGTTTTACATTTGTACCTGGACAGCTAAGAAGAAGGGCTCAGTGATATTTAGAGTACCAAGAAGATCATCAAATGCCTTGTggaactcctcctctgcaaatGATACAATATGCATAAGTCTTTAGCTTTAGCAAATTCCTCTAGTTTAACACCCATTTTCCTGACCTTTAAAGTCGAACCCATATCCAGGTTGTGGCATCTCACTGAACCCAAATCCGATCCAGTCAGGTGCAAAGCAGTGGTAG from Panicum virgatum strain AP13 chromosome 7N, P.virgatum_v5, whole genome shotgun sequence includes the following:
- the LOC120682038 gene encoding putative lipid-binding protein At4g00165, translated to MATRQATAAATLAFLVVAAATVSAAAASRKVLHWKDYLGCPRDAVKFGACVAALGAAGLQAGAQLGTKCCDVVQGLAAAEAAACFCTTIKETVLGIPTEWTVGVGALASACKTELPDGFKCV
- the LOC120682495 gene encoding haloalkane dehalogenase-like — protein: MPRCCPCATSSSPALFLLPTVPASSTSKTTSSSRVALAPCDGAFSCVSGRLRWGTRPRGRYAIVAASGKDGSGTAEEEKEKDEPGFNPFGFVTDNPSSRSAIQLPAVPAEDGNVGQMLYRIEDKGREYGSYVRSREFRWFVRETGSPDARRGTIVFLHGAPTQSFSYRVVMAQMADAGYHCFAPDWIGFGFSEMPQPGYGFDFKEEEFHKAFDDLLGTLNITEPFFLAVQGFLVGSYGLTWALNNSSKVLKLAILNSPLTVSSPVPGLFQQLKWPLVGEFTCQNAVLAERFIEAGSAYVLKLEKADVYRLPYLSSGAPGFALLEAARKVNFQDVLRRISSGFSSNSWEKPILLAWGISDKYLPLSIAEEFKKANPNVVKLEAIEGAGHMPQEDWPEKVVKALIYFL